From a region of the Odoribacter splanchnicus DSM 20712 genome:
- a CDS encoding aldose epimerase family protein, whose product MKKRLLIVCCALCSLMACNSKTDTGTTLSGLKKADFDTTVSGKKVALYELKNKNGVEVAITNYGGRIVSIWVPDRNGKFGDIMLAHSSIADYIADQGGNFGALIGRYGNRINQGRFILDGQEYQLPQNNYGHCLHGGDTGFHHRIWDATQPNAQTLVLSCVSPDGEAGFPGTLKTTVTYSLSDDNALQINYEAETDKPTIVNLTNHAYFNLSGDGKTTILDHQLTLNADYYTPVDSTFMTTGEIAPVEGTPMDFRTATAIGARIDNYDFEQLKNGHGYDHNYVLNTQGDISQVAAKVYDPKSGRTLEVYTNEPGIQFYAGNFLDGTVKGKHGIYYPLRSALCLETQHYPDSPNKADWPSVVVRPGEKYHSTCIYKFGAE is encoded by the coding sequence ATGAAAAAAAGATTACTCATCGTATGCTGTGCATTGTGCTCTCTGATGGCTTGTAACAGCAAGACCGATACGGGCACGACCTTATCCGGATTAAAGAAAGCAGATTTCGACACGACGGTTTCCGGAAAAAAAGTCGCTTTATACGAACTGAAAAACAAAAATGGTGTAGAGGTAGCGATCACGAACTACGGAGGTCGTATCGTTTCTATTTGGGTACCCGACCGGAACGGCAAGTTCGGTGACATCATGCTGGCCCACAGTTCTATCGCCGATTATATCGCCGACCAAGGTGGTAATTTCGGAGCTCTGATCGGACGCTATGGTAACCGGATCAATCAGGGACGTTTTATCCTGGACGGCCAGGAATACCAATTGCCTCAAAATAATTACGGTCACTGCTTACACGGAGGCGACACCGGATTTCATCACCGGATTTGGGATGCAACCCAACCCAATGCCCAGACATTAGTCCTGAGCTGTGTTTCTCCCGACGGAGAAGCCGGTTTTCCGGGAACGCTGAAAACAACGGTTACTTACAGCTTGTCCGACGACAATGCTCTTCAGATCAACTATGAAGCAGAAACCGACAAACCGACGATCGTCAATCTGACCAATCATGCTTATTTCAACCTATCAGGAGATGGCAAAACCACCATTCTGGATCATCAGTTGACGCTGAATGCCGATTATTATACTCCGGTGGACAGTACGTTTATGACTACCGGCGAAATCGCACCGGTCGAAGGTACTCCGATGGATTTCCGGACAGCAACCGCAATCGGTGCCAGAATCGATAATTACGATTTCGAACAATTGAAAAACGGTCACGGCTACGACCACAACTACGTTTTGAACACCCAAGGCGACATCAGCCAAGTTGCAGCTAAAGTGTACGACCCCAAAAGCGGACGTACTCTGGAAGTATATACCAACGAACCGGGTATTCAATTTTATGCCGGCAATTTCCTCGACGGGACTGTAAAAGGTAAACACGGTATTTACTATCCCTTACGTTCTGCTCTTTGCCTGGAAACACAACACTATCCCGATTCCCCCAACAAAGCCGACTGGCCTTCGGTTGTCGTACGTCCGGGAGAAAAATATCATAGCACCTGTATTTATAAATTCGGTGCAGAATAA
- a CDS encoding beta-L-arabinofuranosidase domain-containing protein: MTLFTKSLSVCAGALLATGILFTGFCSADEEHIAVVERPSTKVANVNYTASRAPLKPLQFIKLPVGSIQPEGWLRKYLELQRDGLTGHLGEISAWLEKNDNAWLTAGGQHGWEEVPYWLKGYGNLAYILNDPKMIAETKVWLEGVFKSVQPDGYFGPVNERDGRRELWANMIMLWCMQSYYEYSGDQRVIDLMTNYFKWQLTVDDSKFLRDYWENSRGGDNLWSVYWLYNITGDSFLLELAEKIHRCTADWTMDSRLPNWHNVNVAQCFREPATYYMLSGDSAHLAASYNVHALIRRCFGQVPGGMFGADENARMGCIDPRQGTETCGFVEEMASDELMMRITGDPMWAEQCENVAFNSYPAAVMPDFRALRYITSPNQVLSDAQNHNPGIDNGGPFLAMNPFSSRCCQHNHAQGWPYYTEHLVMATPDNGLVAALYGACQVKAKVGNGKEIVLKETTHYPFEETIAFTVDTKENVNFPFTPGNVPLEVKAQGRRIPSWKIDKYGLCAVLPETDAPKSPQIENITLIPMGAARLRISAFPAVSE, from the coding sequence ATGACTTTATTCACAAAATCGTTGTCGGTTTGTGCAGGTGCTTTATTGGCAACAGGTATTTTATTCACCGGTTTTTGTTCGGCTGACGAAGAGCATATTGCTGTAGTAGAACGTCCTTCGACTAAGGTGGCCAATGTGAATTATACCGCTAGCCGGGCCCCTTTGAAGCCTTTACAGTTTATTAAATTACCTGTAGGGAGTATTCAACCCGAAGGATGGCTGAGAAAATACCTGGAATTGCAGAGAGACGGGCTGACCGGACATTTGGGAGAAATCAGTGCCTGGCTGGAAAAAAACGATAATGCTTGGCTGACTGCTGGCGGACAACACGGTTGGGAAGAGGTGCCCTATTGGTTGAAGGGGTACGGTAATCTGGCCTATATCCTGAACGATCCTAAAATGATTGCCGAAACAAAAGTTTGGCTGGAAGGGGTTTTCAAAAGTGTACAACCGGACGGGTATTTCGGACCGGTAAACGAACGGGATGGCCGCCGGGAATTGTGGGCTAACATGATTATGTTGTGGTGTATGCAGTCTTATTATGAATATTCCGGCGATCAACGGGTGATCGATTTGATGACCAATTATTTCAAATGGCAGTTGACGGTCGATGACAGTAAATTCCTGAGGGATTATTGGGAAAATAGCCGGGGAGGTGATAACCTTTGGAGTGTATATTGGTTGTATAATATTACCGGTGATTCATTTTTATTGGAACTGGCGGAGAAGATTCACCGTTGTACGGCCGATTGGACAATGGACAGTCGTTTACCCAACTGGCATAATGTGAATGTAGCACAGTGTTTCCGTGAACCGGCCACTTATTATATGCTGTCGGGTGATTCGGCCCATTTGGCTGCCAGCTATAATGTACATGCTTTGATTCGCCGTTGCTTCGGGCAAGTGCCGGGTGGTATGTTCGGGGCTGATGAAAATGCCCGGATGGGATGTATCGATCCCCGGCAAGGAACTGAAACCTGTGGGTTTGTCGAAGAAATGGCTTCCGACGAATTGATGATGCGTATCACTGGCGATCCGATGTGGGCAGAACAGTGTGAGAACGTGGCCTTCAATTCTTATCCCGCAGCGGTGATGCCTGATTTCAGGGCTTTGCGTTATATAACTTCCCCCAATCAGGTGTTGAGTGATGCTCAAAATCATAATCCCGGGATTGATAACGGAGGGCCTTTCCTGGCGATGAATCCTTTTAGCAGCCGGTGTTGCCAGCATAATCACGCACAGGGATGGCCTTATTATACCGAACATTTGGTGATGGCTACTCCGGATAACGGTCTGGTGGCCGCTCTTTACGGAGCTTGTCAGGTTAAAGCTAAAGTGGGGAATGGTAAAGAGATCGTTTTGAAAGAAACCACTCACTATCCGTTCGAAGAAACCATTGCTTTTACGGTGGATACGAAAGAAAATGTGAATTTCCCGTTTACTCCCGGTAATGTCCCCTTGGAAGTGAAAGCACAGGGCCGCCGGATTCCTTCGTGGAAGATCGATAAGTATGGATTGTGTGCTGTGTTGCCTGAAACAGATGCACCGAAATCCCCGCAGATTGAAAATATAACCTTGATACCGATGGGAGCTGCCCGTTTGCGGATTTCTGCTTTCCCTGCCGTATCCGAATAA
- a CDS encoding LolA family protein, translating to MRYFMTLLFVLLAYAVFAQNDPKAKEILDKAAAKFKAYPAAEIDFTLTMENPSENIHEMHEGKAWMKGNLYKLNVMDVENYYDGKNIYTYMPEVQEVNIKNPNEEEEMLNPTTLFDIHNQGFDQKLVSTGNDITYIELFPTDKSRNFTKIGIWVNPATSSIQKVTSFGKDGNNVLITIKSIKQSSPVPADSFFKFDPAKHPEVEVIDLR from the coding sequence ATGCGATATTTTATGACCCTTCTATTTGTGCTCCTCGCTTATGCAGTATTTGCACAAAACGACCCGAAAGCAAAAGAAATATTGGATAAAGCAGCTGCAAAATTCAAAGCTTACCCGGCAGCAGAAATCGACTTTACCCTAACGATGGAAAACCCCAGCGAAAATATCCATGAAATGCACGAAGGAAAAGCCTGGATGAAGGGAAATCTTTATAAACTCAACGTGATGGACGTTGAAAACTATTACGACGGGAAAAATATCTATACCTATATGCCGGAAGTACAGGAAGTCAACATCAAAAATCCCAATGAAGAAGAAGAGATGTTGAATCCGACGACACTTTTCGATATCCACAACCAAGGATTCGACCAAAAACTGGTCAGCACGGGCAACGACATAACCTACATCGAACTTTTTCCTACAGATAAAAGCCGTAACTTTACAAAAATCGGTATCTGGGTAAATCCGGCCACTTCATCGATACAAAAAGTAACCTCTTTCGGCAAAGACGGAAACAATGTCCTGATCACAATCAAATCCATCAAACAAAGTTCACCCGTACCTGCCGATTCATTCTTTAAATTCGACCCGGCTAAACATCCGGAAGTAGAAGTTATCGATCTCAGATAA
- the cdaA gene encoding diadenylate cyclase CdaA has translation MLLFIKLGFFDILDILIVAFIFYQIYRLVKGTVAINIFAGIFTFYVAWLLVRALNMELITSIMGQFFGMGMIALLIVFQQEVRRFLLLVGSKYNLQNIFNLEKLFAKPVIKEDVSDAIVEACVNFSASKTGALIVFQQNTELYNYAQTGVMMKAKVTDELIENIFFKNTPLHDGAVIINENKILAARCILPVSDRRDIPGSMGLRHRAALGLSGVSDAYVVVVSEETGNITFFKDGSFKVKVSPEELKKFLSNDFSGFVVK, from the coding sequence ATGTTGTTATTTATCAAGCTCGGCTTTTTCGATATACTGGATATTCTGATCGTTGCTTTTATTTTTTATCAGATTTATCGTTTGGTGAAGGGGACGGTAGCGATTAATATCTTTGCCGGAATTTTTACGTTTTATGTGGCCTGGTTGTTGGTGAGGGCGTTGAATATGGAGCTGATCACCTCCATTATGGGGCAGTTTTTCGGTATGGGAATGATCGCCCTGCTGATCGTTTTTCAACAGGAAGTCCGCCGGTTTTTATTGCTGGTGGGTAGTAAATATAATTTGCAGAATATTTTCAATCTGGAGAAATTGTTTGCCAAGCCTGTGATCAAGGAAGATGTATCGGATGCTATCGTCGAGGCCTGTGTGAATTTTTCGGCTTCGAAGACGGGGGCTTTGATTGTTTTTCAGCAAAATACCGAGTTGTACAATTATGCCCAGACAGGGGTCATGATGAAAGCGAAGGTGACCGATGAATTGATTGAAAATATTTTTTTCAAGAATACGCCTTTACACGATGGAGCCGTTATCATCAATGAAAATAAGATTTTAGCCGCCCGTTGTATTCTTCCGGTCTCCGATCGCCGGGATATTCCCGGAAGTATGGGATTGCGGCATCGGGCTGCTTTGGGACTCAGTGGGGTGAGCGATGCTTATGTGGTTGTCGTGAGCGAAGAAACCGGAAATATCACTTTCTTTAAAGACGGAAGTTTTAAAGTAAAAGTGAGTCCCGAGGAATTGAAAAAATTTTTGAGCAACGATTTCTCCGGCTTTGTGGTGAAATAA
- a CDS encoding phosphoribosylaminoimidazolesuccinocarboxamide synthase → MDAIVKTDFCFPGQKSVYKGKVRDVYDINDEYLVMVVSDRISAFDVILPEGVPYKGQVLNQIASKFLDATADIVPNWKIATPDPMVTVGHKCEPFKVEMVIRGYLTGSSWRAYKSGERTLCGLPLPEGMRENQKFDSPLITPTTKADEGHDENISKEEIIAQGLVSREDYELMEKYTYALFQRGTEIAAEKGLILVDTKYEFGKKNGRIYLIDEIHTPDSSRYFYAEGYEERFAKGEKQKQLSKEFVREWLMDNGFQGQAGQKVPEMTPAVVAGITDRYIELYEHITGQKFVKADSTHVLKRIEDNVNACLKTL, encoded by the coding sequence ATGGATGCTATTGTAAAAACAGATTTCTGTTTCCCGGGACAAAAAAGTGTGTACAAAGGGAAAGTGCGTGACGTATATGATATCAATGATGAATATCTGGTCATGGTGGTTTCAGACCGAATTTCGGCCTTCGACGTCATATTGCCGGAAGGAGTGCCTTACAAAGGGCAGGTATTGAATCAAATCGCATCTAAATTCCTGGATGCAACCGCAGATATCGTTCCGAACTGGAAAATAGCCACACCGGACCCGATGGTTACCGTCGGACATAAATGCGAACCGTTCAAAGTAGAAATGGTGATCCGGGGTTACCTGACCGGAAGTTCCTGGCGGGCTTATAAATCCGGAGAACGTACCCTTTGCGGTCTGCCCTTACCCGAAGGAATGAGAGAAAATCAGAAATTCGACTCTCCTCTGATCACTCCCACGACAAAAGCCGATGAAGGTCATGACGAAAATATTTCCAAAGAAGAAATCATCGCTCAAGGCTTAGTTAGCCGCGAAGATTACGAGCTGATGGAAAAATACACCTATGCCTTATTCCAACGCGGGACAGAAATTGCAGCCGAGAAAGGATTGATTTTGGTAGATACCAAATATGAATTCGGAAAGAAAAACGGTCGGATTTACCTGATCGACGAAATCCATACACCGGATTCTTCCCGTTATTTCTATGCAGAAGGGTATGAAGAACGTTTCGCCAAAGGTGAAAAACAAAAACAATTATCCAAAGAATTCGTTCGTGAATGGTTGATGGATAACGGCTTTCAGGGACAAGCCGGACAAAAAGTACCGGAAATGACTCCCGCAGTAGTTGCCGGAATTACCGATCGTTACATCGAATTATATGAACACATCACAGGCCAGAAATTCGTAAAAGCCGATTCTACCCATGTGCTGAAACGAATCGAAGACAATGTCAACGCTTGTCTGAAAACTTTATAA
- a CDS encoding PhoH family protein, whose product MIEKRISIGNIDPIDFYGVNNSKFNLLKEYFPKLKITARGDEIIIQGEINDIEILNTKIIALLEHYHRYNMLTVANLKRIILEDHVVADPEDTESVILYGNAGKAIRARTSNQRKLVELARTNDLLFATGPAGSGKTYTAIALAVRALRNREVKRIVLSRPAVEAGENLGFLPGDMKEKVDPYLQPLYDALSDMIPPKKLEEYLESEIIQIAPLAYMRGRTLNDSFVILDEAQNTTRNQLKMFLTRMGISAKFVITGDMSQIDLPRRGDSGLIHAFKILKDIKGIAFVEFNSDDIVRHRLVKDIVKAYNEEQEERQGKNEE is encoded by the coding sequence ATGATTGAGAAAAGAATAAGTATAGGGAATATAGATCCCATTGATTTCTACGGAGTTAACAATTCAAAATTCAATCTATTAAAAGAGTATTTTCCCAAACTGAAGATCACAGCCCGGGGAGATGAAATTATTATCCAGGGAGAAATCAACGATATAGAAATTTTAAATACTAAAATCATTGCTTTACTCGAGCACTACCACCGTTATAATATGCTCACGGTAGCGAATCTGAAACGGATCATCCTGGAAGATCATGTTGTCGCCGATCCGGAAGATACCGAATCGGTGATTTTATACGGGAATGCCGGTAAAGCGATCCGTGCCCGTACCTCCAATCAGCGTAAACTGGTAGAACTGGCCAGAACCAATGATTTATTGTTCGCTACCGGTCCTGCCGGTTCGGGTAAAACCTATACAGCGATCGCCCTGGCTGTAAGGGCTTTGCGTAATCGTGAAGTGAAACGGATCGTGTTAAGCCGTCCGGCTGTCGAGGCCGGTGAAAACCTGGGATTCCTGCCCGGAGATATGAAAGAAAAGGTAGATCCTTATCTTCAGCCTCTATACGACGCCCTGTCGGACATGATTCCGCCCAAAAAGCTGGAAGAATATCTGGAATCCGAAATTATCCAAATAGCTCCGCTGGCTTATATGAGAGGACGCACGTTAAACGACTCTTTCGTAATCCTCGACGAAGCCCAGAATACGACCCGCAATCAGTTGAAAATGTTTTTAACCCGAATGGGGATCAGTGCAAAATTTGTAATCACCGGTGATATGAGTCAGATCGACTTACCCCGGCGTGGAGATTCGGGCCTCATTCATGCTTTCAAAATCCTGAAAGACATCAAGGGCATCGCTTTCGTGGAATTTAATTCCGACGATATCGTACGTCACCGGCTGGTGAAGGATATTGTAAAAGCTTACAATGAAGAGCAGGAAGAACGGCAAGGAAAGAATGAAGAATAA
- the mazG gene encoding nucleoside triphosphate pyrophosphohydrolase yields the protein MEDLEKKKEAFAELLEVIATLRVECPWDRKQTMESLRALSIEEVYELGDAILTGDMAEVKKELGDLLMHIVFYAQIGSEKEAFDITDVLNSICEKLKYRHPHIYGGVKVDSAEEVLQNWEQLKLKEKGRKHRVLEGVPVSLPALVKAYRIQDKARGAGFDWKQKEEVWTKVKEELQEFETEIAKADQEKMEQEFGDFLFSVINAARLYGINPENALEKTNRKFISRFGYVEDKAKETGKNLSDMSLEEMEVYWQEAKGREQK from the coding sequence ATGGAAGATCTGGAAAAGAAAAAAGAGGCTTTTGCCGAATTACTGGAAGTGATCGCAACACTTCGCGTCGAGTGTCCCTGGGATAGAAAACAGACGATGGAATCGTTGAGGGCTTTGTCGATCGAAGAGGTGTATGAACTGGGAGATGCTATTCTGACAGGAGACATGGCCGAAGTGAAGAAAGAATTGGGGGATTTGTTGATGCATATCGTATTTTATGCCCAGATAGGCAGTGAAAAAGAAGCTTTCGACATCACCGATGTGCTGAATAGTATCTGTGAGAAATTGAAATACCGGCATCCTCATATTTATGGCGGGGTGAAAGTGGATAGTGCTGAAGAGGTATTGCAAAATTGGGAGCAGTTGAAATTGAAGGAAAAAGGGCGGAAACACCGGGTATTGGAAGGGGTTCCCGTGTCATTGCCGGCTTTGGTAAAGGCTTATCGTATACAGGACAAAGCGCGGGGAGCCGGGTTCGACTGGAAACAAAAGGAGGAGGTATGGACCAAAGTAAAAGAGGAACTGCAAGAGTTCGAGACAGAAATAGCGAAAGCCGACCAGGAAAAGATGGAGCAGGAATTCGGGGATTTTTTGTTTTCGGTCATCAATGCAGCCCGCTTATACGGTATTAATCCCGAGAATGCATTGGAAAAGACAAACCGGAAATTTATCAGCCGTTTCGGTTATGTGGAAGATAAAGCGAAAGAGACAGGGAAAAATTTATCGGATATGAGCCTGGAAGAGATGGAGGTTTATTGGCAGGAAGCAAAAGGGAGAGAACAGAAATAG
- a CDS encoding FAD-dependent oxidoreductase gives MSKIKKHPVLEVPVRDKVIFKYNGQEVEGEKGYTIAAALHRAGFPVHSHSLDGRERSLECGIGKCGACEMLVDGKIRRICITKVDGVKEVREVTEDFMARKVKQPVADKKKILRTTVVIIGAGPAGLAVREEFNKYGVDNIVIDNNDKTGGQFTMQTHQFFFFEKEKRFGGMRGFDIARTLAGENTDGIYLNSTVWDLLEGKRVAVKNIQTEEIFFVDADYLVVATGAVPFMPAFENDDLPGVYTAAVVQKMMNSELTLLGKNVLTIGAGNIGYLTSYQLMQAGVRVKAILEAMPREGGFPVQANRVRRLAIPILTSHMLLKAIPNKEHNGIVGAVIARCENFRPVPGTEKVIEGIDVINICTGLIPDNQLLTKGKEVFGGRCFAAGDAIRIGEGTSAVLKGRHTAMQIMMELGVRLDYDDYLLLSKEYIDSQQHPVKVLEEPRLPEESRRLARGFVQADCLYGFACNPCSFACPHGAITKTSTSTVPVIDYDKCIGCMECVYQCPGLAIFGYDLRKDNLFLPIEYEAYEGAEVYLVNNNGEILGEGKIEKILHKPNKTNVARVKSLTIQGDALTRVRGFVVKDNYPEPLQPKPLLEDTAGPTYICHCDDVKLEEVLQVIGDRTFISIDEIKHTTHLGMGPCRGKRCIPRLRTALRSRGIELVGDATPRAPLSNQLTLGEIAPAKKGDTYLVANRDTFKKIEVSALIAGGGIAGSSLFRYMAEAGMNPILVNADRGSSWRNIGGGRTAFSLPELAEIAAQNHHIFKELQYLSNIDYKPIRYISFAHDEETYKALEASKAWSKAEMIAPKQFREEISPYFNANPKKYISALVSEDCWQATPGKVVDLVRNLGIAAGGTVMEDCRVLEACREGKYTSVLVQTHDKKYVEYRTEHFVNALGSGAGKLCDSMGIDAGLYPVRHQAFITRRLPMLGKHGTNLDMLIDRQDYKGFSAVYGQQIAYTGQIIGCASPKLDAMRIDKNLKVNTKAFLEIVSEMFSEWIPDLAGVGIQAVWAGYYTEPRYIVDPELGLFVGMRGHGFMLSQYIARMYVDKLLGRPVPEYFEKLKLNGPGLSEKAFK, from the coding sequence ATGTCAAAAATTAAAAAACATCCGGTGTTGGAAGTCCCGGTGAGGGATAAAGTCATCTTTAAATATAACGGGCAGGAGGTAGAAGGAGAGAAGGGATATACGATAGCTGCGGCATTGCATCGGGCAGGCTTTCCGGTGCATAGTCATAGTCTGGACGGGCGGGAACGTTCGCTGGAATGCGGTATCGGTAAATGTGGGGCTTGTGAAATGTTGGTGGATGGAAAAATCCGGCGGATTTGTATTACGAAAGTGGATGGAGTGAAGGAAGTGCGGGAAGTGACCGAAGATTTTATGGCCAGAAAGGTAAAACAACCGGTAGCCGATAAAAAGAAAATTTTGCGTACGACGGTGGTGATTATCGGGGCTGGACCTGCAGGACTTGCTGTTCGGGAAGAATTCAATAAATATGGTGTAGATAATATCGTCATCGATAATAACGATAAGACAGGAGGACAATTTACTATGCAAACCCATCAGTTTTTCTTTTTCGAAAAAGAAAAACGTTTTGGTGGGATGCGTGGATTCGATATAGCCAGGACATTGGCCGGAGAAAATACCGACGGTATTTATCTGAATTCTACGGTTTGGGATTTGCTCGAAGGGAAAAGGGTGGCCGTGAAAAATATACAGACCGAGGAGATATTTTTTGTTGATGCGGATTACCTGGTTGTTGCAACAGGTGCCGTGCCGTTTATGCCGGCTTTCGAGAACGATGACCTGCCGGGGGTATATACTGCCGCTGTCGTGCAGAAAATGATGAACAGCGAGTTGACCTTATTGGGTAAAAACGTCCTGACGATCGGTGCCGGTAATATCGGTTACCTGACCTCTTACCAGCTGATGCAGGCCGGAGTGCGTGTCAAGGCTATTCTGGAAGCGATGCCCCGGGAAGGGGGATTCCCGGTTCAGGCCAACCGGGTTAGGCGTTTGGCTATTCCGATTCTGACTTCGCATATGCTGTTGAAGGCAATCCCGAATAAAGAACATAATGGTATCGTCGGTGCGGTGATCGCCCGGTGTGAAAACTTCCGTCCGGTTCCGGGTACGGAAAAGGTGATCGAAGGAATCGATGTTATCAATATTTGTACCGGATTGATCCCGGATAATCAGTTGCTCACCAAAGGAAAAGAGGTGTTCGGCGGACGTTGTTTTGCTGCCGGGGATGCGATCCGGATCGGTGAAGGGACCAGTGCGGTACTGAAAGGACGGCATACGGCGATGCAGATTATGATGGAACTAGGTGTACGGCTGGATTATGACGATTACCTTTTGTTGTCCAAAGAATACATCGATTCGCAGCAACATCCGGTGAAAGTATTGGAAGAACCCCGTTTGCCGGAAGAATCCAGACGGCTGGCCCGGGGATTCGTACAGGCGGATTGCCTGTATGGCTTTGCTTGTAACCCGTGTTCCTTTGCCTGTCCGCATGGTGCGATTACCAAAACTTCGACTTCCACGGTGCCGGTAATCGATTACGATAAGTGTATCGGTTGTATGGAATGCGTTTATCAGTGCCCCGGACTGGCTATTTTCGGTTATGATCTACGGAAAGACAATCTTTTCTTACCGATTGAATATGAAGCATATGAAGGGGCGGAAGTCTATCTGGTGAACAATAACGGGGAGATACTGGGAGAAGGAAAGATCGAAAAGATTCTGCATAAACCGAATAAAACGAATGTAGCCCGGGTAAAATCCCTGACAATACAAGGGGATGCCCTGACGCGGGTCAGGGGATTCGTTGTGAAAGACAATTACCCGGAACCTTTGCAGCCGAAACCTTTGTTGGAAGATACAGCAGGGCCCACCTATATTTGCCATTGTGATGATGTAAAACTGGAAGAAGTATTGCAAGTGATCGGGGACCGGACCTTTATTTCGATAGATGAAATCAAACATACGACCCACCTGGGCATGGGGCCCTGCCGTGGTAAACGGTGTATTCCCCGTTTGCGGACAGCGCTTCGCAGCAGAGGAATCGAATTGGTCGGAGATGCCACTCCCCGGGCTCCGTTGTCGAATCAATTGACCTTGGGTGAGATCGCACCTGCTAAAAAAGGAGATACTTATCTGGTAGCCAATCGGGATACCTTCAAGAAGATAGAAGTCAGTGCTTTGATTGCCGGAGGAGGTATTGCCGGAAGCTCGTTGTTCCGTTATATGGCAGAGGCAGGTATGAATCCGATATTGGTGAATGCCGACCGGGGATCGTCGTGGAGAAATATCGGCGGCGGACGTACGGCCTTCTCTTTACCCGAACTGGCAGAAATAGCGGCTCAGAATCATCATATTTTTAAAGAATTACAATATCTGTCCAATATCGATTACAAACCTATCCGGTACATCAGTTTTGCGCACGATGAGGAGACTTATAAAGCACTGGAAGCCAGCAAAGCCTGGTCGAAAGCGGAAATGATCGCTCCGAAGCAGTTCCGGGAAGAGATTTCTCCATATTTTAATGCTAATCCTAAAAAATATATTTCGGCCTTGGTATCGGAGGATTGCTGGCAGGCGACTCCCGGAAAAGTAGTAGACCTGGTACGTAATCTGGGAATAGCTGCCGGAGGGACGGTCATGGAGGATTGCCGGGTGCTCGAAGCTTGCCGGGAGGGGAAATATACCAGTGTTTTGGTACAGACCCACGATAAAAAATATGTGGAGTATCGTACCGAACATTTTGTAAATGCTTTGGGGAGCGGAGCCGGTAAATTGTGCGATAGTATGGGAATAGATGCCGGATTGTATCCTGTACGCCATCAGGCTTTCATTACCCGCCGTTTACCGATGTTAGGTAAACATGGGACGAATCTGGATATGTTGATCGACCGGCAGGATTACAAAGGTTTTTCTGCGGTTTATGGTCAACAGATTGCCTATACCGGCCAGATTATCGGTTGTGCTTCGCCGAAACTCGACGCTATGCGTATCGATAAGAATCTGAAAGTAAATACAAAAGCTTTTTTGGAAATCGTCAGCGAGATGTTCTCCGAATGGATTCCCGATTTGGCCGGCGTAGGAATACAAGCGGTATGGGCCGGATATTACACCGAACCCCGTTATATTGTCGATCCTGAATTGGGACTGTTCGTCGGAATGCGTGGACACGGATTCATGCTTTCGCAGTATATTGCCCGGATGTATGTCGACAAATTGCTGGGACGTCCTGTTCCGGAATATTTTGAAAAATTGAAACTGAACGGGCCCGGATTATCCGAAAAGGCGTTTAAATAA